The following proteins are co-located in the Betta splendens chromosome 9, fBetSpl5.4, whole genome shotgun sequence genome:
- the jak2b gene encoding tyrosine-protein kinase JAK2 isoform X2 produces the protein MAVLDMTRTAKEKQMSPLDVYHTTSYKSFLPKDMRAHIQGCSFLTRKRIRFRFKRFIQQFSQCRATAHDLKLKYLISMESLEKAFYTETFHVTEPSSGQLITLVVADTGIQWCREKLMDSDQELQTLCDFPDVTDIGIKQGSKEGAAESRVVTINKQDGKNLELEFPTLSEALSFVSLIDGYYRLTTDAHHYLCKEVAPPRLVEVISSRCHGPISMQFAIHWLQKCGNKRGLYILRCSPKDFSKYFLTFPVEVYDSVEYKHCQITRSVSGEFNLSGTKRNFSSLQELLTCYQKETVRSDSVIFQFSKCCPPKSKEKSCLLVCRSNKGSEVRLSPSLNRHNISQMVFHKIRKEDLEFMESLGQGTFTKIFKGVRKELGDYSQVHQTEVVVKVLDQAHRNFSESFFEAASMMSQLSHKHLILNYGVCVCGEENIMVQEYVKFGSLDTYLKKNKNSINILWKLEVAKQLAWAMNFLEEKQLVHGNVCAKNVLLIREEDRMAGNTPFIKLSDPGISITVLPKEILIERIPWVSPECIEDSANLSLAADKWSFGTTLWEICSSGEKPLATLDNSKKTLFYEDHHQLPAPKWTELANLITSCMDYEPTFRPSFRAVIRDLHGLFTPDYELIMDSDILPNRTVVSAWSSGGFENQEPAQFEERHLIFLQQLGKGNFGSVEMCRYDPLQDNTGEVVAVKKLQQSTAEHIRDFEREIEILKSLQHENIVKYKGVCYSAGRRNLRLVMEYLPFGSLRDYLMKNKERIDHKKLVHYTSQISKGMEYLSSRRYIHRDLATRNILVESELRVKIGDFGLTKVLPQDKEYYMVKEPGESPIFWYAPESLTESKFSVASDVWSFGVVLYELFTHSDKNCSPPAVFMSMMGNDKQGQLIVYHLIELLKSGSRLPQPLGCPTEIHEIMEECWDNDPSLRPSFKELALRIDLFRDSKEF, from the exons ATGGCTGTACTCGACATGACACGGACGGCCAAAGAGAAGCAGATGTCCCCGTTGGACGTCTACCACACCACAAG CTATAAGTCGTTTTTGCCAAAAGACATGAGAGCTCACATCCAGGGCTGCAGCTTCTTGACACGCAAGCGAATACGCTTTCGCTTTAAGCGCTTCATTCAACAGTTCAGTCAGTGTCGGGCCACAGCGCACGATCTCAAGCTGAAGTACCTGATCAGCATGGAGTCTCTGGAGAAGGCCTTCTACACAGAGACCTTTCATGTGACGGAGCCCTCCAGCGGACAGCTCATCACCCTGGTGGTGGCGGACACTGGCATCCAGTGGTGTCGGGAGAAATTGATGGATTCTGATCAG gagctgcagaccttGTGTGACTTTCCTGATGTCACTGACATTGGCATCAAACAGGGCAGCAAAGAGGGCGCTGCAGAGAGTCGTGTGGTCACCATTAATAAGCAGGATGGCAAGAATCTG GAGCTGGAGTTCCCCACCCTGTCGGAGGCGCTCTCCTTCGTGTCTCTCATTGATGGCTACTATCGTCTGACTACAGATGCTCATCACTACCTATGTAAAGAAGTGGCACCTCCAAGGCTCGTGGAGGTCATCTCCTCCCGATGCCACGGCCCCATTTC AATGCAGTTTGCCATCCATTGGCTGCAGAAGTGTGGAAACAAACGAGGTCTGTACATTTTGAGATGCAGCCCCAAAGACTTCAGCAAGTATTTCCTGACTTTCCCTGTTGAG GTGTATGACTCTGTAGAATACAAGCACTGCCAGATCACCAGGTCTGTGAGCGGGGAGTTCAACCTCAGTGGAACCAAGAGGAACTTCAGTAGCCTGCAGGAACTACTGACCTGCTACCAAAAGGAAACTGTGCGTTCTGACAGTGTCATTTTTCAATTTAGCAAGTGCTGTCCCCCGAAATCCAAAG AAAAATCCTGCCTGCTTGTGTGCAGGAGCAACAAGGGCTCAGAAGTGCGTCTTTCTCCATCACTTAATCGACATAACATCAGTCAAATGGTGTTTCACAAGATCAGGAAAGAAGATCTGGAGTTT ATGGAGAGTCTTGGTCAAGGGACATTCACCAAAATTTTTAAAGGAGTACGTAAAGAGCTGGGGGACTATAGCCAGGTGCACCAAACAGAAGTGGTCGTGAAAGTCTTGGACCAGGCACACAGGAATTTCTCTGag TCTTTCTTTGAAGCTGCCAGCATGATGAGCCAGTTGTCCCACAAGCACCTGATCCTGAACTAtggcgtgtgtgtctgtggagaagAGA ACATCATGGTACAGGAGTATGTGAAATTTGGCTCACTGGACACTTAtttaaagaagaacaagaacTCTATAAACATCCTGTGGAAGCTTGAAGTGGCAAAGCAGCTGGCCTGGGCCATGAACTTCCTG GAAGAAAAGCAACTTGTCCACGGGAATGTTTGCGCTAAGAATGTTCTTCTGATCCGAGAGGAGGATCGAATGGCTGGAAACACCCCTTTCATCAAACTTAGTGATCCTGGCATCAGCATCACTGTTCTTCCCAAAGAAA TTCTAATTGAGAGGATCCCTTGGGTGTCTCCTGAGTGTATTGAGGACTCTGCCAACCTGAGCCTGGCTGCAGACAAGTGGAGCTTTGGCACCACACTGTGGGAGATCTGCAGcagtggagagaaacctttAGCAACACTAGACAACTCTAAG AAAACTCTGTTTTACGAGGACCACCACCAACTTCCTGCACCAAAGTGGACCGAGCTGGCAAATCTGATTACCAGCTGCATGGACTACGAGCCCACATTCAGGCCCTCGTTTCGCGCAGTCATCCGTGACCTCCACGGTCTCTTCACACCAG ACTATGAATTGATCATGGACAGTGACATCCTGCCAAACCGGACAGTGGTGTCAGCCTGGTCAAGTGGGGGCTTTGAGAATCAGGAGCCAGCTCAGTTTGAGGAGAGACACCTTatattcctgcagcagctgggcaag GGAAACTTCGGCAGTGTGGAGATGTGTCGATATGACCCACTTCAGGACAACACTGGAGAGGTTGTGGCTGTTAAGAAGCTCCagcagagcacagcagagcaCATACGAGACTTTGAGCGAGAGATCGAGATCCTAAAATCTCTCCAGCATGAGAACATTGTCAAGTACAAAGGTGTTTGCTACAGTGCAG GTCGACGAAATCTGCGTCTTGTCATGGAATATTTGCCCTTTGGAAGTCTGCGAGACTACCTCATGAAAAACAAGGAGAGGATTGACCACAAGAAGCTTGTGCACTACACTTCTCAGATCTCCAAG GGTATGGAGTACCTGTCCAGCAGGAGGTATATCCACAGAGATCTGGCTACAAGAAACATACTTGTGGAGAGTGAGCTGAGGGTGAAGATTGGGGATTTTGGCCTCACTAAGGTTCTGCCTCAGGACAAAGAGTACTACATGGTGAAAGAGCCAGGAGAGAGCCCCATATTCTG GTACGCCCCCGAGTCGTTAACTGAGAGCAAGTTCTCAGTGGCGTCTGATGTCTGGAGCTTTGGGGTGGTTCTTTATGAGCTCTTCACCCACAGTGACAAGAACTGCAGCCCTCCTGCA GTTTTTATGTCTATGATGGGGAATGACAAGCAGGGACAGTTAATTGTCTATCACCTGATTGAGCTCCTCAAATCAGGCAGCAGGCTGCCTCAACCTCTCGGCTGTCCCACTGAG ATTCATGAGATCATGGAGGAGTGCTGGGACAATGATCCCAGCTTGCGTCCGTCCTTCAAGGAGCTCGCTCTGCGCATCGACCTGTTCAGAGACAGTAAGGAGTTTTAA
- the jak2b gene encoding tyrosine-protein kinase JAK2 isoform X1, producing the protein MAFLPAMDTVTDTGPTVHQNGAAHRESPDTTPAAAALRIHLYSSSQAAAERGFLSYTPGDYVAEELCIDAAKACSISPLYCSLFGLFRERDHLWFSPNHTFQLDDSASEDVFFRIRYYFPGWYSGGASRAYRYGVTKGSESPVLDDFVMSYLFFQWRNDFLNGLVKIPNTHETQEECLGMAVLDMTRTAKEKQMSPLDVYHTTSYKSFLPKDMRAHIQGCSFLTRKRIRFRFKRFIQQFSQCRATAHDLKLKYLISMESLEKAFYTETFHVTEPSSGQLITLVVADTGIQWCREKLMDSDQELQTLCDFPDVTDIGIKQGSKEGAAESRVVTINKQDGKNLELEFPTLSEALSFVSLIDGYYRLTTDAHHYLCKEVAPPRLVEVISSRCHGPISMQFAIHWLQKCGNKRGLYILRCSPKDFSKYFLTFPVEVYDSVEYKHCQITRSVSGEFNLSGTKRNFSSLQELLTCYQKETVRSDSVIFQFSKCCPPKSKEKSCLLVCRSNKGSEVRLSPSLNRHNISQMVFHKIRKEDLEFMESLGQGTFTKIFKGVRKELGDYSQVHQTEVVVKVLDQAHRNFSESFFEAASMMSQLSHKHLILNYGVCVCGEENIMVQEYVKFGSLDTYLKKNKNSINILWKLEVAKQLAWAMNFLEEKQLVHGNVCAKNVLLIREEDRMAGNTPFIKLSDPGISITVLPKEILIERIPWVSPECIEDSANLSLAADKWSFGTTLWEICSSGEKPLATLDNSKKTLFYEDHHQLPAPKWTELANLITSCMDYEPTFRPSFRAVIRDLHGLFTPDYELIMDSDILPNRTVVSAWSSGGFENQEPAQFEERHLIFLQQLGKGNFGSVEMCRYDPLQDNTGEVVAVKKLQQSTAEHIRDFEREIEILKSLQHENIVKYKGVCYSAGRRNLRLVMEYLPFGSLRDYLMKNKERIDHKKLVHYTSQISKGMEYLSSRRYIHRDLATRNILVESELRVKIGDFGLTKVLPQDKEYYMVKEPGESPIFWYAPESLTESKFSVASDVWSFGVVLYELFTHSDKNCSPPAVFMSMMGNDKQGQLIVYHLIELLKSGSRLPQPLGCPTEIHEIMEECWDNDPSLRPSFKELALRIDLFRDSKEF; encoded by the exons ATGGCCTTCCTGCCAGCCATGGACACTGTGACTGACACAGGCCCCACGGTGCACCAAAATGGGGCCGCTCATCGAGAGTCTCCAGACACGACACCAGCTGCCGCTGCGTTGAGGATCCACCTCTACAGCAGTAGCCAAGCGGCGGCTGAGCGTGGTTTCCTCAGCTACACACCTGGGGACTATGTTGCCGAGGAGTTGTGTATAGATGCAGCCAAGGCGTGCA GCATATCACCTCTCTACTGCAGCCTTTTCGGTCTCTTCCGAGAGCGAGACCACTTGTGGTTTTCTCCCAACCATACGTTTCAACTTGATGATTCAGCTTCAGAAGATGTGTTTTTCAGAATTAG GTACTACTTCCCTGGCTGGTACAGTGGTGGGGCGTCACGAGCATATAGATATGGGGTCACCAAGGGCTCCGAAAGTCCTGTCCTTGATGATTTTGTAATGTCATACCTTTTTTTTCAG TGGAGGAATGACTTTTTGAATGGCTTGGTGAAGATCCCCAACACCCATGAGACACAAGAAGAGTGCCTCGGTATGGCTGTACTCGACATGACACGGACGGCCAAAGAGAAGCAGATGTCCCCGTTGGACGTCTACCACACCACAAG CTATAAGTCGTTTTTGCCAAAAGACATGAGAGCTCACATCCAGGGCTGCAGCTTCTTGACACGCAAGCGAATACGCTTTCGCTTTAAGCGCTTCATTCAACAGTTCAGTCAGTGTCGGGCCACAGCGCACGATCTCAAGCTGAAGTACCTGATCAGCATGGAGTCTCTGGAGAAGGCCTTCTACACAGAGACCTTTCATGTGACGGAGCCCTCCAGCGGACAGCTCATCACCCTGGTGGTGGCGGACACTGGCATCCAGTGGTGTCGGGAGAAATTGATGGATTCTGATCAG gagctgcagaccttGTGTGACTTTCCTGATGTCACTGACATTGGCATCAAACAGGGCAGCAAAGAGGGCGCTGCAGAGAGTCGTGTGGTCACCATTAATAAGCAGGATGGCAAGAATCTG GAGCTGGAGTTCCCCACCCTGTCGGAGGCGCTCTCCTTCGTGTCTCTCATTGATGGCTACTATCGTCTGACTACAGATGCTCATCACTACCTATGTAAAGAAGTGGCACCTCCAAGGCTCGTGGAGGTCATCTCCTCCCGATGCCACGGCCCCATTTC AATGCAGTTTGCCATCCATTGGCTGCAGAAGTGTGGAAACAAACGAGGTCTGTACATTTTGAGATGCAGCCCCAAAGACTTCAGCAAGTATTTCCTGACTTTCCCTGTTGAG GTGTATGACTCTGTAGAATACAAGCACTGCCAGATCACCAGGTCTGTGAGCGGGGAGTTCAACCTCAGTGGAACCAAGAGGAACTTCAGTAGCCTGCAGGAACTACTGACCTGCTACCAAAAGGAAACTGTGCGTTCTGACAGTGTCATTTTTCAATTTAGCAAGTGCTGTCCCCCGAAATCCAAAG AAAAATCCTGCCTGCTTGTGTGCAGGAGCAACAAGGGCTCAGAAGTGCGTCTTTCTCCATCACTTAATCGACATAACATCAGTCAAATGGTGTTTCACAAGATCAGGAAAGAAGATCTGGAGTTT ATGGAGAGTCTTGGTCAAGGGACATTCACCAAAATTTTTAAAGGAGTACGTAAAGAGCTGGGGGACTATAGCCAGGTGCACCAAACAGAAGTGGTCGTGAAAGTCTTGGACCAGGCACACAGGAATTTCTCTGag TCTTTCTTTGAAGCTGCCAGCATGATGAGCCAGTTGTCCCACAAGCACCTGATCCTGAACTAtggcgtgtgtgtctgtggagaagAGA ACATCATGGTACAGGAGTATGTGAAATTTGGCTCACTGGACACTTAtttaaagaagaacaagaacTCTATAAACATCCTGTGGAAGCTTGAAGTGGCAAAGCAGCTGGCCTGGGCCATGAACTTCCTG GAAGAAAAGCAACTTGTCCACGGGAATGTTTGCGCTAAGAATGTTCTTCTGATCCGAGAGGAGGATCGAATGGCTGGAAACACCCCTTTCATCAAACTTAGTGATCCTGGCATCAGCATCACTGTTCTTCCCAAAGAAA TTCTAATTGAGAGGATCCCTTGGGTGTCTCCTGAGTGTATTGAGGACTCTGCCAACCTGAGCCTGGCTGCAGACAAGTGGAGCTTTGGCACCACACTGTGGGAGATCTGCAGcagtggagagaaacctttAGCAACACTAGACAACTCTAAG AAAACTCTGTTTTACGAGGACCACCACCAACTTCCTGCACCAAAGTGGACCGAGCTGGCAAATCTGATTACCAGCTGCATGGACTACGAGCCCACATTCAGGCCCTCGTTTCGCGCAGTCATCCGTGACCTCCACGGTCTCTTCACACCAG ACTATGAATTGATCATGGACAGTGACATCCTGCCAAACCGGACAGTGGTGTCAGCCTGGTCAAGTGGGGGCTTTGAGAATCAGGAGCCAGCTCAGTTTGAGGAGAGACACCTTatattcctgcagcagctgggcaag GGAAACTTCGGCAGTGTGGAGATGTGTCGATATGACCCACTTCAGGACAACACTGGAGAGGTTGTGGCTGTTAAGAAGCTCCagcagagcacagcagagcaCATACGAGACTTTGAGCGAGAGATCGAGATCCTAAAATCTCTCCAGCATGAGAACATTGTCAAGTACAAAGGTGTTTGCTACAGTGCAG GTCGACGAAATCTGCGTCTTGTCATGGAATATTTGCCCTTTGGAAGTCTGCGAGACTACCTCATGAAAAACAAGGAGAGGATTGACCACAAGAAGCTTGTGCACTACACTTCTCAGATCTCCAAG GGTATGGAGTACCTGTCCAGCAGGAGGTATATCCACAGAGATCTGGCTACAAGAAACATACTTGTGGAGAGTGAGCTGAGGGTGAAGATTGGGGATTTTGGCCTCACTAAGGTTCTGCCTCAGGACAAAGAGTACTACATGGTGAAAGAGCCAGGAGAGAGCCCCATATTCTG GTACGCCCCCGAGTCGTTAACTGAGAGCAAGTTCTCAGTGGCGTCTGATGTCTGGAGCTTTGGGGTGGTTCTTTATGAGCTCTTCACCCACAGTGACAAGAACTGCAGCCCTCCTGCA GTTTTTATGTCTATGATGGGGAATGACAAGCAGGGACAGTTAATTGTCTATCACCTGATTGAGCTCCTCAAATCAGGCAGCAGGCTGCCTCAACCTCTCGGCTGTCCCACTGAG ATTCATGAGATCATGGAGGAGTGCTGGGACAATGATCCCAGCTTGCGTCCGTCCTTCAAGGAGCTCGCTCTGCGCATCGACCTGTTCAGAGACAGTAAGGAGTTTTAA